CTGACACATACGTGCAAAATATAATATATAAAATACTCAATACTAAATTTGTTTAGTGGTGTGAGAAGCATCTTTCGCCGGTAAACACCATCGTAATGCCATGTTCGTTACACGCCTTGATTGATTCCCAGTCTCGGACTGAACCGCCCGGCTGGACGATCGCTTTAATTCCCGCTTCGGCGGCTGCGTCTACACTGTCACGGAATGGAAAAAACGCATCAGAACTCATTACCGCGCCCTCGAGTGTCTCGCTGCCCTTGAATTTTTCTTTTGCCTTCTCAATGGCCTGGCGGACGGCAGTGACCCGGTCCTGTTGGCCTGTGCCTACAGCAAGCGTTACGCCATTTTTAGCGATCACGACGCCATTTGACCGAACGTTGAGGTTTACATACCAACTGAATAGCAGGTCGTCGAGTTGGCCTGCGGTCGGCTGCTTTTCGATAGCGAACTTGCCGTGTTTGGCATGCTCGGTGGAAGCAGGCATAAGATCGGAGGCGCTCTTAATGCCGGTTAGCAACGGTTCGGCTACTACGACTGTGGCGTCCGCGAGAGTCTTTATAGTGGGCGCGGCATGGTCGCCGACCCACTTAGGTAGACTGGTCATGTTAGGGATTTTGATGACCCTGATCTCTTTGTTCATCTTATATGTGTCATGATCGTTTAGAATCTGCAGGGCTTCATCATCGAAATCGGGAGCCGCAACGACTTCGACTACTGTGGTCATGATCTCTTTGGCTGTATCTGCATCCACTTTAGTGTTGAATACGGCTGTTCCACCGAATGCGGCTATGGCGTCCGCGTCGCGAGCGCGAAGATATACGGTGCGTGTATCCTGGTCGCCGAATTGGACTGCGACTCCGCTCGGATTCAGATGCTTCATCACTGCGCAAGCCGGTCTGTCGAAATACTTTACTATGTTTGAGCCGTGATTGAGGTCGCCGTAGTTGGTCTCGGAAAGTCCGGATTTACCGCTTTTTAACTGCACCATATCTCCGAACGGCATACCTGATGAATCCTTGGGTTTATAGAAGCTTGCTCCCTGATGTGGATTTGTGCCGTATCGAAGGTCCTCGACCTTGACATACGTTGTTCCTAAGATTTCGACCTCATCCGGGAAACCGCTTTGCGTGCGGCTGAAATATTTCGCCCTGTAATTTTCGACCATTCGATTCTCCTTAGATATAGCTGAGAGTAAAGGGTGGAGAGCTAAGAGCCCGGACCCATTGCTGCTCAGTTGGCTGTCTGATGTGTTATTTATCCAACAGTGCTATACTTATACTTCGGCGCAAGGACTCCTTCAAATCGCTATAAACTATGCGGGTAATTGGTGTGCGTGGTATCGTCTAATATATAGTGTAAGATGGTTTCTCAGGGAGGGACGCGATAATGCGGCGCATCGCAATAATTACATACATGGTCTTGCTGATCTCTTCGGCGATTACATGCACAGCCGATGAACAGGCTTGGCAGTGGCCGGAGAAGCTGACCATTGCGGGTTTCAATATCACGGATATAAAGGGCACGACTCGACCTGACGGTTCTGGCAGCGCTACAGGAACACTGTCGCTTGGTTCGTTGGGCAGTCAGAGTATATCTCTTGGCCGATCATCGAAGGAAGTAATAACAGGTTCCATTTCGCTTAGTGCAAATTCCGCAGGGGCCGATATTCAGGCTAAACTCGTTCTGGATGAAAACGGTCTCGCAGGTAAGGGCACGATCAAGTCTTCCCCAAAACTGATTGCGGATGCTTCAATGAGTGTGACCGGCGCAGGTGTGATCAGCGGCTCGGGAAGAGTCGCTCTAGGCGGTCTGAGTGTGCCTGTGGATTTTGAGATAGGCAGATCGTTCAATGTAAACGGCTCTGTCAATGTCGGCAAACAGGTGGATACTCCGCTGGCTCTATATGCATTCAGCGGCAGCCTGGACTTGCGCGGCGACTCGGGTAAAATTCTCGTTTTCGCAAATGGTAAAGTGCAGCGCACCGGTAAGGTCGCCAATCAGACAAGCGTCGAGAGTGTCTCGGATGCGGCAGTTAACCCGTCGGACGGCCAGGCGATCATCAATGTCGGTGGTGTCAATGTCACATTCAAGTTCTTCTGATTGTGTCGCGGCCGATTTCCGCAGGAACTCGAAGGCAATAATCGGCGTCTTACCAGTGGTAGGACATACCCATTTGACCATTTGACGCTCCCGCCGCAGGGCGATATAATTGTGCTTGCAGGGCAATAGGACAAACGAGCCTGGAGGAATATCGATGTTTTTAAGGCGTGCCGGTCTTCTGGCAGCTATTTTGCTGACTGCCTCTTCATCTGCATTTTCCGCGGACTGTTTAATGGGGCATTACGAGCCTAATCAGGGTGGCTATACTTCCGAAAAATTACGGCTGCCCCTTGCGTTGAACTGGGAATTCACATCGCTAAAGTTTGACAACAATCCGTCTTCGCCGCTGGTTGTGGACGGAGTGTGTTATTTTGCGAGCGGGTCCAATGTATTTGCCGTTGATCTGGCAACAGGCGTAAAGAAATGGCAGTATCCCTCAGACAGGCCGCTCGCTGGGTCTATTAAGACTACGCCTGCATTCTATGGCGGACGCATATACTTCACCTCGGTCGACGGAAATATGTATTGTGTTGATGCCGGGACGGGTGTATTTCAGTGGGCTTATCAGGCCCGCGGCGCCATAAGATGCTCGCCGGTCATTGACGATGGGGCAATATATTTCGGAGCCGACGACAATTCCGTATATGCTGTTGATGCCGAGAGCGGCGAGGCGCTGTGGTCGTCTCCATTTACAACGCGCGACGATTTTGCTCGAAATCTGGCTGTTGGTTCGGGGATCGTAGTTGCCGCATGCATGGATGGAATGTTATACGGCGTCAACAAAGGCACAGGCACGCTCAAGTGGATGTTCAGACTCCCGGAAGCTCCTGTTAGGACATCTCCGATTATTGCCAATAACCTGGTAGTTATGGCGATAGGCAGTTCCATTTATGGGCTTCCGATCAGGAGCGGCCAGATAAAATGGATGATTACATTGCCTGCCGAGGCGGCTGCCAGCCCTGCCGCTTGTGGACAGGAAATATATGTTCCCTGCCGTGATAAAAAAATCTATGCCTACACGCTCAATGGTCGACAGCCGACACTTAAGTGGGCTGCGCCTATCGACCTGGGCGCTGTTCCAATGTCAAGTCCGATTGTTGCCGACGATATGCTGTATGTCACCACAAACAAGGGAGTCATCGCAGCATATGCAGTTGCGGACGGGACATTGAAGTGGCGCTATATCGCTTCTCCGTCACTTGTCACCATGTCCGGGACAAACTACGTTGACGCGTCCAGCTCGCCGACTGTCGCAGACCAGTCGCTGCTTGTCTTGACCGATGACGGTGTGCTGCACTGCTTCTCACCGGACGCTCCCGACAATGAAGCTCCGGCTGAGTTTAAGCTTCAACCGACAAATGCAATAGCGATGTCTGGTGTGCCGCCTATCAAGATGTCGGCTATTATATATGATATTGGCAGTGGAGTTGATTTTAGTAGCGTGGCTATGTCTCTGGATAATGACCCTGTGGCGTATAAAGCCGACATAGAAACCTCTACCATTACTTATGTGACCGAGGTGGCTGAGGACGGTAAGCCTGTAACTAAGCTGCCGGACGGCATTCACACTATAAAGCTCACAGCGAAAGATTACTTTGGCAATACACTGAGCAAGGAATGGTTTTTCTTTGCCGACAATACATTGCCTGCGCCCAAAAGGGCGGTTTCCGATACGACTGGAAAGAAGACAAAAGAGACAACGAAGAATAAGATACAAACGCCAAACAAGCGCACCAATACATGGGGCGGAGGCAACACCGGAGGCGATCAAAACTCACCACCGCCTCCACCACCTATGCCTGGTGTTCCGACTACGCCCACGGACGCGGGTGGTGCGGCACCGGCTGCTGCAGGAGACTAACAATAATGAGCGTGAAAAAGTCACGCGGATGATGATGAACGAACCTGAACTCAGGGCTTGGCTGAGGCTGAGCAGATTAGAGTTGACGCCGAGGGCTGCCGGATCTTTATTAGATCGATTCGGCGGCCCTGAGGCCGTTTTCGAGGCATCGGAATCCGACCTTGAAAAAGTGGAACAGCTTACCGAAAAAGGCAGGTCGAAGGTTCTGGGGCCTGTTCCCGCCGCTATTGAGCGCGATCTGCAAATAATAGACACCAGGAAAATTACCCTGATCCCCATCACTTCAGAAAACTACCCCGCATCTCTTAAGCAAATTTATGACCCGCCTGTCCTGTTATATATCCGCGGGAGCATCATTGAGTCGGATAAGCTCGCTATTGCGATTGTCGGCTCTCGAAAGGCAAGCGTTTACGGTAAGTCTATCGCCGAAAAAATCGGCAAGGACCTTGCGGGACGTGGTCTGACCGTGGTAAGCGGCGGCGCGCGCGGTATCGATACGGCGGCTCACAGGGGCGCGCTTGAGGTGACCGGCAGGACAATCGCTTTTCTCGGCTGTGGAATTGATGTCGTCTATCCGGCTGAAAACACAAAGCTCTTCGAAGCTATTGCGGAAAGTGGGGCGGTGGTCTCGGAATTTCCTTTAGGTTCATCTCCCGAGCCTTGGCGATTCCCGCCAAGAAACCGTCTCATAAGCGGTCTGAGTATTGGTGTGCTCGTATGCCAGTGTCCATTGCGCTCTGGCGCTCTGATTACGGCTGACTATGCTCTGCAGCAGGGCAAAGATATCTATGCAGTGCCGGGCAATGTGGGTGATGAGCGCAATTCGGGCTGTCACCGGCTCATAAAGGATGGAGCGAAGCTTGTCGAGAGCGCGGAAGATATACTGGAAGAACTAGGTATCGAAAAAAAGAGCGCGGATGATCAGGCTCAGCTTGCGCTTCCAATCGGGTCGATGAGTGACCAGGAGCGCGATATTATTTCACTCCTGTCGCTTGATCCTATGCAGGTTGATGAAATTATCGAGAAGTCATCTCTCAGTGCGCCGATGGTTTCAGGCACGCTGACTGTCCTTGAAATGAAGAACCTTGTAAAGCGCGTGCCTGGAAACGCCTACGTCCGTGCGCTGTAGATACTTATAACCTCTTCCAAAGCGCTTCGTCTTTATGCTACAATCCAAGTATGAAAGCTACAGTAATTATCCCAGCGCGTATGGGCGCGACAAGGTTTCCCGGCAAGCCTCTTGTCGATATTTGCGGCAAACCCATGGTCCAATGGGTCTACGAGCGAGCTTCTCAGGCTGAATCTGTTGACAGAGTTATCGTGGCTACCTGCGACAAAGAGATTATCGATGCGGTGGAATCGTTCGGAGGCGAGGCGGTTATGACCTCAGACAAGCACCGCTCAGGCACAGACAGGCTCGCAGAGGTCGCAGATGCTTTGGATTCGGAACTAATAGTCAATGTCCAGGGCGATGAGCCTCTTATCGACCCAAAGTCAATAGAGCATGCGATAAGGCCGTTTGATGAAGAGCCGGACCTGAACATGTCCAGCCTGATGGTCCCGATTGACTCCGAGTCGGCTAAGGACCCTAATCTCGTGAAGGTCGTAGTCACTCTCGATAACTATGCGCTCTACTTCTCCCGAAGTCCTATTCCATTTGAGAGAAAGCCGCTTGTTGGCAGGAGTATATATGGTCATGTCGGGCTGTATGCATATACCAGGCAGTTCTTGCTGCAGTTCGCTGCAATGGAGCCGACACCGCTTGAGATGGCGGAATCGCTGGAGCAGCTTCGAGTTTTGGAACACGGATATCGAATAAAGATGGTCGAGATTGCGGATGCTCCGATGGGTGTGGATACTCAAGATGACCTTGAGCGTGTGCGCGCAGTATTGAGGTCATGATTTTAACAGTTGACTGAGCAGCGGCATGTACGGGCTCTTCGCTCTCTACTCTCCGCTCTCAGCTTTTTTAAGGAGACATAAGATGGTTATTGCCAGAGCAGGAAATGTTGAGTTTGGCGATGGCAAGGGGCTTGTGCTTATAGCGGGTCCCTGCGTGATAGAATCGGAAGAGCTTTGCCTTGAGGTAGGGCGTGAGGCTAAGCGTATTTGCGATAGCCTCGGGATAGCCTACGTATTCAAGGCCTCGTTCGATAAAGCCAATCGGACGTCGGTCGAGTCTTTCAGAGGACCTGGACTGGAAAAGGGTCTGGAGATACTGGCATCGGTTAAATCGAAGCTGGGTGTGCCTGTATTGACCGACATACATGAGAGCTATCAGGCAAAACCTGTCGCTGAGGTTGTCGACATTCTGCAGATTCCCGCGTTTTTGTGCCGCCAGACCGATCTCATCGTAGCAGCCGCCGAGACAGGCAAGTGCGTGAATATTAAGAAAGGCCAGTTCCTTGCACCGTGGGATATGAAAAACAGTGTCGGCAAGGCAAAGAGCACGGGAAATGAGAATATCAGCCTGACTGAGCGCGGTGTATCTTTCGGGTATAACACTCTCGTTGTGGATATGACCAGTTTGCCTGCAATGCGTTCTCTAGGCTGCCCCGTAGTTTTTGATGCAACTCATGCAGTGCAAAGGCCCGGCGGTCTGGGTAATGCGTCGGGTGGGGCAAGGGAGTTTGTTCCGCATCTTGTGAGGGGCGCTGTTGCAGTAGGTGTAGACGCGCTCTTTATGGAGGTTCACCCTGACCCGCCCCATGCATTGTGCGATGCGGCAAGTATGCTGGCTCTCGCTGATCTGCCCAAGGTTTTGTCTGATGCGAAGGCGATTGAAAATGCGTTGAGCTAGAAGCGAGCATCAAGGTTTTACTTCGGGGCATT
This is a stretch of genomic DNA from Armatimonadota bacterium. It encodes these proteins:
- a CDS encoding IMP cyclohydrolase translates to MVENYRAKYFSRTQSGFPDEVEILGTTYVKVEDLRYGTNPHQGASFYKPKDSSGMPFGDMVQLKSGKSGLSETNYGDLNHGSNIVKYFDRPACAVMKHLNPSGVAVQFGDQDTRTVYLRARDADAIAAFGGTAVFNTKVDADTAKEIMTTVVEVVAAPDFDDEALQILNDHDTYKMNKEIRVIKIPNMTSLPKWVGDHAAPTIKTLADATVVVAEPLLTGIKSASDLMPASTEHAKHGKFAIEKQPTAGQLDDLLFSWYVNLNVRSNGVVIAKNGVTLAVGTGQQDRVTAVRQAIEKAKEKFKGSETLEGAVMSSDAFFPFRDSVDAAAEAGIKAIVQPGGSVRDWESIKACNEHGITMVFTGERCFSHH
- a CDS encoding PQQ-binding-like beta-propeller repeat protein — translated: MFLRRAGLLAAILLTASSSAFSADCLMGHYEPNQGGYTSEKLRLPLALNWEFTSLKFDNNPSSPLVVDGVCYFASGSNVFAVDLATGVKKWQYPSDRPLAGSIKTTPAFYGGRIYFTSVDGNMYCVDAGTGVFQWAYQARGAIRCSPVIDDGAIYFGADDNSVYAVDAESGEALWSSPFTTRDDFARNLAVGSGIVVAACMDGMLYGVNKGTGTLKWMFRLPEAPVRTSPIIANNLVVMAIGSSIYGLPIRSGQIKWMITLPAEAAASPAACGQEIYVPCRDKKIYAYTLNGRQPTLKWAAPIDLGAVPMSSPIVADDMLYVTTNKGVIAAYAVADGTLKWRYIASPSLVTMSGTNYVDASSSPTVADQSLLVLTDDGVLHCFSPDAPDNEAPAEFKLQPTNAIAMSGVPPIKMSAIIYDIGSGVDFSSVAMSLDNDPVAYKADIETSTITYVTEVAEDGKPVTKLPDGIHTIKLTAKDYFGNTLSKEWFFFADNTLPAPKRAVSDTTGKKTKETTKNKIQTPNKRTNTWGGGNTGGDQNSPPPPPPMPGVPTTPTDAGGAAPAAAGD
- the dprA gene encoding DNA-processing protein DprA, which gives rise to MRHRLLQETNNNEREKVTRMMMNEPELRAWLRLSRLELTPRAAGSLLDRFGGPEAVFEASESDLEKVEQLTEKGRSKVLGPVPAAIERDLQIIDTRKITLIPITSENYPASLKQIYDPPVLLYIRGSIIESDKLAIAIVGSRKASVYGKSIAEKIGKDLAGRGLTVVSGGARGIDTAAHRGALEVTGRTIAFLGCGIDVVYPAENTKLFEAIAESGAVVSEFPLGSSPEPWRFPPRNRLISGLSIGVLVCQCPLRSGALITADYALQQGKDIYAVPGNVGDERNSGCHRLIKDGAKLVESAEDILEELGIEKKSADDQAQLALPIGSMSDQERDIISLLSLDPMQVDEIIEKSSLSAPMVSGTLTVLEMKNLVKRVPGNAYVRAL
- the kdsB gene encoding 3-deoxy-manno-octulosonate cytidylyltransferase, which encodes MKATVIIPARMGATRFPGKPLVDICGKPMVQWVYERASQAESVDRVIVATCDKEIIDAVESFGGEAVMTSDKHRSGTDRLAEVADALDSELIVNVQGDEPLIDPKSIEHAIRPFDEEPDLNMSSLMVPIDSESAKDPNLVKVVVTLDNYALYFSRSPIPFERKPLVGRSIYGHVGLYAYTRQFLLQFAAMEPTPLEMAESLEQLRVLEHGYRIKMVEIADAPMGVDTQDDLERVRAVLRS
- the kdsA gene encoding 3-deoxy-8-phosphooctulonate synthase; its protein translation is MVIARAGNVEFGDGKGLVLIAGPCVIESEELCLEVGREAKRICDSLGIAYVFKASFDKANRTSVESFRGPGLEKGLEILASVKSKLGVPVLTDIHESYQAKPVAEVVDILQIPAFLCRQTDLIVAAAETGKCVNIKKGQFLAPWDMKNSVGKAKSTGNENISLTERGVSFGYNTLVVDMTSLPAMRSLGCPVVFDATHAVQRPGGLGNASGGAREFVPHLVRGAVAVGVDALFMEVHPDPPHALCDAASMLALADLPKVLSDAKAIENALS